From one Alosa alosa isolate M-15738 ecotype Scorff River chromosome 5, AALO_Geno_1.1, whole genome shotgun sequence genomic stretch:
- the lrp13 gene encoding low-density lipoprotein receptor-related protein 2 isoform X3, producing MGRTWFLLVTCGISIFFSGELLFSSAQKALRCNIGLFACKDGSECISSMHVCDGESDCGDGSDEDGCAVECTSDQFQCAHGQKCIDKSLLCDGVAQCQDQSDEHDCSKPEGCVHQCDDKALCLPITLVCDGEEDCQDGTDELACGPEVTTPPTTQPVPRRCRIGSSACADGSGCISYSYMCDGEPDCADGSDEKNCASDCSTDQFQCAHGKKCIDKSQLCDGVSQCQDRSDERDCLKSDGCVHQCDNRTRCLPNTFLCDGEMDCQDGTDERHCSAKNCSNSEFRCASGQCVSMSVQCDGHPDCKDRSDEESCAQPAPCSTDLRCPHSQECLLENWLCDGEQDCKDETDEKNCEKGQVTCKELQWSCASETQCIPRAWRCDGVKDCTDESDESGCARAVCPSHQFQCESSECVDLLLVCNGTADCQDGSDEGGACVSDQCPTADQSQCAHLCYKTPHGTKCGCRTGFKLQEDVQSCVDVNECGDSHLNICSHSCENTEGSFICHCKQGYVLEPDGHSCKTTGQPYLLVAVQSELVFLGLRSSSLQVLVSEKRSILSVDYDWQEQRVFWISPNADSIKWSSLDQKSKGMIIKGISADCISVDWVGRNLYWTNGFGSQINAIRLDQSLMDANDYVVILNEDLEQPHSLALLPEQGVMFWSDMGGEARIERAGMDGSDRRVLIKDSLRWPVGLAVDSLGQRIYWTDEKLKCIGSSTFDGGDIKLLQLMKMPSPFSVSVVNDMMIWSDTERGTIQMAHKITGKGRKVVLKRPGQPLALKVVHALLQARVANVCEKHQCSHLCVVAPGPKAVCKCPSHLLLDDDQSTCLKPRDPSFVYVLSTTALTQMYLQNRNRANNLTSWPDHSLLALPNMNEPTAFDFTMRDLTVYLVDAGQASAELFKVKDSTLVSRGQLLRLSKEYITALAVDWITRNFYWSSTRQPRLQVTSAQGTHTAVLIHEGLSQGLDAIALHVPSGRVCFVSLRKAIEDEQVSQVECAFMDGRSRKLVTESSTQLASLVLSEDGSNLYWADTDAGIIGSMGLDGSGYKELRRSPGLRAFALVDGMLLWVTQSDTTKFWYSDDGQNDKLWFEVRTDVIGLKGYSKTSQMGTNACANANGGCGHLCLPFPGGRTCRCAHDHLPDEGGRGCTPDLRCPAATRLCLDGQTCVPLHQFCNGHPDCPDHSDENCVRKLVKTGSSLPTTTLSQVPGTMANDAAVRNLETLPCDEQLCHSRGQCVSRNGDISCSCSLGYGGDFCQDQLLGLKSPLTYGAAAGGAGLLLIIVVVAVLKRRTASNQRANLELGETSMVVLEKPETLPSEPPSAKDPDHPQNVASSVD from the exons ATGGGGCGAACGTGGTTTCTTTTGGTAACATGTGGGATTTCAATTTTCTTCTCAGGTGAACTCCTGT TTTCTTCAGCCCAGAAAGCACTGCGATGCAACATTGGCCTCTTTGCATGTAAGGATGGATCTGAATGTATTTcctccatgcatgtgtgtgatggagaatCGGACTGTGGAGACGGGTCTGATGAAGACGGCTGTGCTGTAGAATGCACTTCAG atcAATTTCAGTGTGCCCATGGCCAGAAGTGCATTGATAAGAGTCTGCTATGTGACGGGGTAGCCCAATGCCAGGATCAGTCTGATGAGCACGACTGCTCAAAGCCTGAGGGCTGTGTTCATCAGTGTGATGATAAAGCTCTCTGTCTGCCGATAACTTTAGTTTGCGATGGAGAGGAGGATTGCCAGGATGGAACTGATGAGCTAGCTTGTG GTCCAGAGGTGACCACTCCTCCTACCACTCAGCCGGTGCCTCGGCGATGCCGCATTGGTTCCTCTGCATGTGCAGATGGCTCCGGTTGCATATCCTACAGTTACATGTGTGATGGGGAGCCGGACTGCGCAGATGGCTCTGATGAAAAGAACTGTGCCAGTGACTGCAGTACAG ATCAGTTCCAGTGTGCCCATGGTAAAAAGTGCATTGACAAGAGCCAGTTGTGTGATGGGGTAAGCCAGTGCCAGGATCGGTCTGATGAGAGGGACTGCTTAAAGTCTGACGGCTGCGTTCATCAGTGTGACAACAGAACCCGCTGTCTGCCCAACACCTTCTTGTGCGATGGAGAGATGGACTGCCAGGACGGGACGGATGAGCGTCACTGTT CTGCCAAGAACTGCAGCAACTCTGAGTTCCGGTGCGCTAGCGGCCAGTGTGTGTCAATGAGCGTCCAGTGCGACGGGCACCCCGACTGCAAGGACCGTTCCGACGAGGAAAGCTGTGCACAGCCCGCGCCCTGCTCCACTGACCTGCGCTGCCCCCATAGCCAGGAGTGCCTGCTGGAGAACTGGCTGTGTGATGGCGAGCAGGACTGCAAAGATGAGACTGATGAGAAG AACTGTGAGAAGGGCCAGGTGACATGTAAAGAGCTCCAGTGGTCCTGTGCCTCAGAGACCCAGTGCATCCCAAGAGCATGGAGGTGTGATGGTGTGAAGGACTGCACTGATGAAAGTGATGAATCGGGCT GTGCTCGAGCTGTTTGCCCCTCACATCAGTTCCAGTGCGAGAGCTCAGAGTGTGTTGACCTTCTTCTGGTTTGTAACGGCACGGCCGACTGTCAGGATGGTTCTGATGAAGGTGGAGCCTGTGTCAGTGACCAATGCCCTACTGCTGACCAATCCCAGTGTGCTCATCTCTGTTACAAGACACCTCATGGAACA AAATGTGGGTGCAGGACTGGATTTAAGCTTCAAGAGGATGTGCAGAGCTGTGTGGATGTGAATGAGTGTGGGGACAGTCATCTTAACATCTGCAGTCACTCTTGTGAGAACACTGAGGGCTCCTTCATTTGCCACTGCAAGCAAGGCTATGTGCTTGAACCGGATGGTCACAGTTGCAAGACTACAG gacaGCCCTATTTGCTGGTTGCTGTGCAGTCCGAGTTGGTCTTCCTTGGTCTTAGAAGTTCAAGCCTTCAAGTGCTGGTCTCTGAGAAAAGGTCTATTTTGTCTGTGGATTATGACTGGCAAGAGCAAAGAGTGTTCTGGATCAGCCCCAATGCCGATTCCATCAAGTGGTCTTCATTAGACCAGAAGAGCAAAGGAATGATCATCAAAG GCATCAGTGCAGATTGCATTTCAGTGGACTGGGTGGGAAGGAACCTGTACTGGACTAATGGTTTTGGGAGCCAAATTAATGCCATTAGACTAGACCAGTCACTTATGGATGCCAATGACTACGTTGTGATTCTTAATGAAGACTTGGAACAGCCACACTCTCTGGCACTGCTGCCAGAACAAGG GGTCATGTTCTGGTCTGATATGGGTGGAGAAGCCAGGATTGAGCGTGCTGGAATGGACGGGTCTGACCGGAGGGTTCTAATTAAAGACAGCCTGAGGTGGCCAGTGGGTCTGGCTGTAGACTCGCTGGGGCAGAGAATCTACTGGACTGATGAGAAACTGAAATGCATTGGATCATCCACATTTGATGGAGGCGACATTAAG CTCTTACAGTTGATGAAGATGCCCAGCCCATTTTCAGTATCTGTGGTCAATGACATGATGATCTGgtcagacacagagagggggacCATCCAGATGGCTCACAAAATCACTGGGAAAGGACGCAAGGTGGTTCTTAAACGACCTGGTCAACCTTTGGCCTTGAAA gTTGTTCATGCTCTTCTACAAGCAAGAGTTGCCAATGTGTGTGAAAAGCACCAGTGTTCACACCTGTGTGTGGTGGCACCAGGTCCCAAAGCGGTCTGCAAGTGCCCATCCCATCTGCTTTTGGATGATGACCAATCAACTTGCCTTAAACCAAGGGACCCTTCATTTGTATATGTGCTGTCCACAACTGCTCTCACTCAG ATGTACCTGCAGAACCGTAACCGGGCCAACAATCTGACTAGCTGGCCAGACCACAGTCTGCTGGCGCTCCCCAACATGAACGAGCCGACTGCGTTTGACTTCACGATGAGGGACCTCACGGTCTACCTGGTCGATGCAGGCCAGGCCTCGGCAGAGCTCTTCAAGGTGAAAGATTCAACGCTCGTGTCCAGAGGCCAGCTGCTCCGCCTCAGTAAGGAATACATCACGGCCCTGGCTGTAGACTGGATCACCCGCAACTTTTACTGGAGCAGCACACGGCAGCCACGTCTgcag GTCACGTCGGCCCAgggcacacacactgccgtGCTGATCCACGAAGGCCTGTCCCAGGGCCTGGACGCCATCGCCTTGCACGTGCCCAGCGGACGAGTCTGCTTTGTGAGCCTTAGGAAAGCGATCGAAGATGAACAGGTGTCCCAGGTGGAGTGTGCCTTCATGGACGGAAGAAGCCGGAAGCTGGTCACGGAGAGCTCCACACAACTGGCGTCATTGGTCCTGTCCGAAGATGGTAGCAACCTGTACTGGGCAGACACAG atgCTGGGATTATCGGGTCAATGGGCCTGGATGGATCAGGATACAAGGAGCTGAGAAGGAGCCCAGGCTTGAGAGCATTTGCCCTTGTAGATGGCATGCTGCTCTGGGTGACGCAGAGTG ACACAACCAAGTTTTGGTACAGTGATGATGGTCAGAATGATAAGTTGTGGTTTGAAGTCAGGACTGATGTCATCGGTTTGAAAGGCTACAGCAAAACCAGCCAAATGG GAACCAACGCGTGCGCAAATGCCAACGGAGGCTGCGGGCACCTGTGCCTGCCCTTCCCTGGGGGTAGGACCTGCAGATGTGCCCATGACCACCTGCCAGATGAGGGGGGCAGGGGCTGCACCCCTGACCTGCGATGCCCCGCTGCCACCAGGTTGTGTCTAGACGGGCAGACGTGTGTCCCCCTTCACCAGTTCTGCAACGGCCATCCGGACTGTCCAGATCACTCGGATGAAAACT GTGTCCGTAAGTTGGTGAAAACCGGATCCAGTCTCCCTACAACTACACTCTCCCAGGTTCCAGGCACCATGGCGAACGACGCCGCAGTGCGGAACCTGGAAACCTTGCCGTGCGACGAGCAGCTCTGCCACAGTCGCGGCCAATGTGTGTCTCGGAACGGAGACATCTCTTGTTCCTGCTCTTTGGGCTACGGGGGAGACTTCTGTCAGGACCAGCTGCTTGGGCTCAAGAGCCCCCTCACCTACGGAGctgctgcagggggagctggcCTCCTGCTCATTATTGTGGTTGTCGCAGTACTTAAGAGAAGGACTGCCTCCAATCAAAG AGCCAACCTTGAACTAGGTGAAACGAGCATGGTGGTGCTGGAGAAACCTGAGACCCTTCCTTCAGAGCCTCCCTCTGCCAAAGACCCAGACCACCCGCAG AATGTGGCGTCTTCAGTGGATTAG